Genomic window (Candidatus Omnitrophota bacterium):
ATCTTAAATATCCTTTTGTAGTACTAACTTTTTTGTAAAACTTCATTACATCAAAACCTATCAACTCTGATATTTTTTTATACTTTTGCCTTGTTCTACCATTTGCTCTTTGTTCTAAACAAAAGAATTCTGTTGATACCGCTTTCACTCCTGCTTCCTTTGCCATTTCTAGCATTTTAATTGCATCTTTATCAGTTATACCAATAATAAATGGACGCATTCTTAAAACTGTGTATATCCCTGCCTTTGATAATTCTCTTAACACCTCAAATCTTCTTTCCGGTGTTGGAGTTCCAGCTTCTAGTATAGGGTGTACTTTCTCGTCTAGAGTAATAATTGATGCTTTGTAGTGGCTATTGTCCTTGTTTTTCATCATCGCCTGCCAGTATCTGTCATCTCTTAAAAGTAAATCACCTTTTGAAGAATAGCTAACCGGATATTGAATATCAGCTAAAAAGTTCATAATTTCTAGCCCAACTCCAAATTTTTCTTCCAAAGGGCAAAAAGGATCCGAAAGACCCCCCCATTGCATAGGTTTTCTGTTTTGAACTATATATTTGAAAACTCCCTTGTATTCCGGTGAGAATATTTTCTTGAAAGCCGGAACGGAAACCGCTTTGACTTCTGTTCTTTTAGCATACTTCAAACTTCCAACCTTGCCCCTGATATCCCTTTGAAAGCTTGAAAAGCAGTACAGACAATAAAATCCGCAATTACCATACTGATCAAAAGTCATAGGCATTGAGCAATCTAGTATTTCGTTACTCAACCTAGGGCTACCGTACTTCTTGTCGCTTAAAAGCATCTACACACTCCTTTAATAATTTTTTATCGTGGTCTGACTTGCCACCAAAGAACTCGTGCATTTCTTCGTATTCTTTTTGATCTTCGTAGTAAAAAGTTAACTTTAATCCCTGGTCTACAATTTCACCCTGAAAATCCTTGTAATCTTCATCGGCTAGTTGTCCTCCTGCCCCAAAACCTGCAATATCCTCAATGAAGCTAATTTCTGTTTCACTAAAGCCTGTCAGTTTTATGTCGTCAAAGGAGTGAAGCAATTCTGATAGCTTTTGGTGATCCCACTCACCTTGTATTTTATTCAATGCCACATTAAGTTTCTTTTCTTCCTGTTTATCAAGTTCAACAATTACACATGGCACTTCGGAATACCCTAGTTCAGCTGCTGCTCTTATTCTTTGGTGTCCTCCTATTACA
Coding sequences:
- a CDS encoding radical SAM protein produces the protein MLLSDKKYGSPRLSNEILDCSMPMTFDQYGNCGFYCLYCFSSFQRDIRGKVGSLKYAKRTEVKAVSVPAFKKIFSPEYKGVFKYIVQNRKPMQWGGLSDPFCPLEEKFGVGLEIMNFLADIQYPVSYSSKGDLLLRDDRYWQAMMKNKDNSHYKASIITLDEKVHPILEAGTPTPERRFEVLRELSKAGIYTVLRMRPFIIGITDKDAIKMLEMAKEAGVKAVSTEFFCLEQRANGRTRQKYKKISELIGFDVMKFYKKVSTTKGYLRLNYKIKEKYLRPVKEKCEELGLKLHVSDAHHKELGCTGSCCGLPDDHKTLSNYQKSQFTNAIVIARKNGKVRFSEIADEFEWLKTFNWNVAVHAKGVDECNRKKWTMFEYMRNAWNNPKDGHSPYRYFGHALVPVGKDENNDIIYKYAGVWDKELKCGEK
- a CDS encoding ParB N-terminal domain-containing protein, encoding METKKIEDLKFAEYNPRQISKEEFKKLVESIKHFGFVEPVVVNSDNTVIGGHQRIRAAAELGYSEVPCVIVELDKQEEKKLNVALNKIQGEWDHQKLSELLHSFDDIKLTGFSETEISFIEDIAGFGAGGQLADEDYKDFQGEIVDQGLKLTFYYEDQKEYEEMHEFFGGKSDHDKKLLKECVDAFKRQEVR